TGTATCTTTCAGCAACCGTATGTCAGATAGCACTGCACATTACTGCAGACATCGCATATACAGGTCCAAAggtagatgaagaagaagaaagcaagcttgAAACTCTATACATTCCTAAAAGCATATCAGAAACTCACAAATAACAGTGAAATCAAAGAATGATCCCAGccaattccattacatacctagactgaaatatgaaacttcaaagaaaagacagattagaACTTTGGgtttgtaaaaattttcctaAATAGGTATAAGTATTGGAAACTTTGTCTCACTAGAAAACGTAAACAAAAATCcatgtttttcatgtttgtaaatatACATAGTTTTATATCCATCAGTTATGACATGCAAGAAGTAATAAAGTGgaagtacaataaaatgatatatggaACTTCCTCAGTCTTAAAATATTCCATGGAGACTGTCAATTttatgaaaactataaagaatgCTTCATGAAACTACATTGTACAGTGCCATTTACTATTTTACGTACATTTGAAATAATCAACAATTAAAGGGAATACATCAACATTATTTAATACGATTAACGTTATTTTTCTTGAGTAATCCTGTTGAAATTaaggattttaaataaaacattaaaaacaaattatattgacTGCTTTCAGCTTTGGATGAAATCATACTTGTGTATTTGTAGTAATGGGAAGCATAACTTTCTCCTCACAATTAATCTTTTATAAGGCAGGCGACTTTCCTCCCACGTGCCCGCCCCGATCACTTCCCCCAGGACACCCCTGCCGCCCTAGCCCCAGGAACCAGAGAGTTTTCTCTGGATCTGCAGTATTACTTCCGTACCATCTACCTGGCCTGCCTAACGAAGAGAGATGTTTCCTGTGTTCGTGACACACAGAGATGTTCATGGCTTGCCACACTGAGGATGTCAGGGCACAGGGCTGCCATGCCCACAATTCCAAAGGCCACGCAGCCCGCGTGTGCCTGGATGCCTAGCTACCCGGCACAAGCTCCAAGGGCTTCTCGGAGGAGGCTTGGGCAGGgaaggcggggggtggggggctggagaTGCAGGCCCGCCAGTGGCTGTGCCGCCCAGGGAGACGCCCACCGCCCTCCCATTGATTGGCCCCGACGGGAGGAAGTCGGCCTGGGTGCGGCCCCTCGGCCCTTCGCGCGCAGTCCCTTAGGGGGCGCCTGGAAGCCCGGCGCATGCGCCCTGAGGGCTCGCTGAGCTACCGGGTGCCATAGAGGCTGCGGCAGGGTTCCTGTGGCGTGGGTCGGGCAGCACAGGCCTTGGTGCGTGCGAGTGCCGAGGAGGGCACCGCCTTCAGGATGGAGGCTGTACAGGAGGGGGCGGCCGGGGTGGAGAGTGAGCAGGCGGCTTTGGGGGAGGAGGCGGTGCTGCTGTTGGATGACATAATggcggaggtggaggtggtggcggAGGAGGAGGGCCTCGTGGAGCGGCAGGAGGAGGCCCAGCGggcacagcctggccctgggcccaTGACCCCAGAGTCTGCACTGGAGGAGCTGCTGGCCGTTCAGGTGGAGCTGGAGCCGGTTAATGCCCAAGCCAGGAAGGCCTTTTCTCGGCAGCGGGAAAAGATGGAGCGGAGGCGCAAGCCCCACCTAGACCGCAGAGGCGCCGTCATCCAGAGCGTCCCTGGCTTCTGGGCCAATGTTGTATCCTTCTCAGTGTTTCTTCGGCCTTTCTAGTGGAGAGGTGCTCTCGGGGAAGTGTAAGTGACCGATGGGCAGCTCGGCGTCGATGTGACTCTTTGGGGAACAAAGGGGAGTTGCCACGGACAAATGTGGCTGCGGAAAGCCACAGCAGGCGTGGGTACTATTGTCCTGCAAGCGGCAGAGAAACCCTTGGTGATGCCGAGCAGCAGACGTTTGGGGCAtctttttgaagagcagaagcgAGTTCAGACCAGAAGAGGTTTTTCGGTGAAGCAAGCTATTTTTAAGGGAGTGTGATTGCTGCCCCTTGCTAGTCCGATCTGGGACTGGGCGTCTTCGGCTCTAAGCAGATTCTGCCACTCCTCAGACACCAGCAAGTCTCTGCAAATCGCGCCTCCCCATGTCAGTGCAGTCAGCCTCAGAATCATACACCCTCTGTGAACACAGGAGGCCTTAGTTTACGGGGAGGGGGAGGTGAAAGGAGATCATACATGGAAGCAGATCTGAGAAATCCCCTACCCCAGCCTCTGGGTGCGCTTAGGCCTTCTTCCCTGCTGCTCGTCGCTTTCCCTTCCATCGTGTATAAAGTCTCTTTGACCTAAATCAGATTGCAAACCACCCCCAGATGTCAGCCCTGATCACTGACGAAGATGAAGACATGCTGAGCTACATGGTCAGCCTGGAGGTGAGGCCAGGAAGACTGAGGCTAGAGGGTTTAGCGGGGGAGGGTAAGGGAAATAATTCATTCCTGTAAGCAAGAGTGAGCACCTCACCCGAAAACGTATTTAAGCTTTCTCCACCTTGTCCTGACAGGTGGAAGAAGAGAAGCATCCTGTTCATCTCTGCAAGATCATGTTGTTCTTTCGGAGTAACCCCTACTTCCAGAATGAAGTGATTACCAAGGAATATCTGGTGAACATCACAGGTGACAGGTGGCTCCCAGGATGGGTAGTGGAAGGAAGATGGCGGGTGGATCATTGCCGACGTGATCCAGCCCCCTTCCCACAAAAACTCCTGTCTCTGTAGaatacagggcttctcattccacTCCAATTGAGTGGTATCCGTATTATGAAGTGGAGGCCTATCGCCGCAGACACCACAGCAGCAGCCTTAACTTCTTCAACTGGTTCTCTGACCACAACTTCGCAGGATCTAACAAGATTGCTGAGGTGAGTCCTCACTGGGAAACATGAGAAATGACCCCGTgtgttcccagctgcttgggtcaCCTTTCTGAGCCCTGATGAGGCCTTTCCCGATTGAGTCCCCTGACAGATCCTATGTAAGGAGCTGTGGCGCAATCCCCTGCAATACTACAAGAGGATGAAGCCACCTGAAGAGGGAACAGAGACGTCAGGTGAGCCGTTAGTTGGGACTGGAGCTGTTTGATGCCTAGTATAAGGGGGTTGATGCACCTGCCTATTCAGGGAGCCTGGGTGCTCATTTCAGAAATGTAGAAATTGAGGCTCCTTTGGTACATGTAGAAATTCcttgagaggaagacagagagtgaCAGAATCCAGGACGTTCATGGCATTGGGCTGAAAAGGCACATTAGAGACTTCACGCAAAGCAGGTGATAGCTGTGGAGTCTTAAGCCCAGTGAAGAATCGTCCATTTCCAGAATCAATGAGGAGTAAAGCTGAAAATCATTCAGTTCAGTCTGTGGCACTTGATTCCATGGCTGTGAACCCCTCCGGCAGTCATCCTACCAACCCCATAAGATTGGGCTCCCTGAATGTGCGTCCTGATCATCCTTGCCCCAAACCACAAAGGACTGTTTAGATTGATGGATTTCCTTAAGCTGTTGCCCCATCAGACTTCTGTGTGCTTTTAGGGTACAGTGCATCTTGTTAGCTGACTCCCCTCACAGACAATACTGGGAATGGGGCAGGGATTGCGCAGAACAGTTTGTAACACGTGGTAGGAGGAAGTTTAAGGGATCACAAATGGGGAAGGGATATCCTTTTCTCAGCGGGCCCCACAATTGAAACATTTCAAGGTATGGCTCAGAGAAAATGCGTTTTAACGTGAGTTTGTGTTTCTCTAGGGGACTCCCAGTTGTTGAGTTGAATATGATGGAGCATCAGATTTTACCTAATACAGCAGAACTCCTAAAAAGTTACAACAGTATGCAGGACGGCAGTACTCAGCATGGTCTTATGCACAGgaactaaaggaaaaagagatCGAGTCACCAGAAATCAGGAAGAGGGGGTAAATTTGGATTGtatggaatgaaaaataaacattctcaaGGATGTGtgactctgtgtctgtgtgtgtgtgtgagtgtgtctttgtgtttgtgtgtgtgtgtgtatgtttatccaCTTTATTCGGGTGTGATAATGAATTGATCCATCCACGTGCTTTATTCTCTTCATGGAAATTACCAGTCTGCGTTGGAGCTGGGCCTCTAAAGTTGTAGAGTGAATGGGTGTGGGATGTGTTGGGATTCTTCCTACAGGACAGAGTGGGGGAGGTAAAAGCAAAAGACAGCTTAGTTGGAGGCTGACTTCATCCTGTGGAAGCAGAGATAGTTCAAGGAATGGGGTTACTGGGTTTCCAGGTCCCAGTTTGCTGGGACCTCCAAAATCCTTCATTTTGAGTATCATCATACACAATAGATAAGCACAGGATGATGGAAATCTTAAAGTTCGCTTTCGTGTTGAATCCACATGTTCTTTCAAAGGTGAATGCATAATCCTTTTCTGGGACAATCAGCCTCTCAGGACTTCTGAAACATCAACGTGAGAAGAAATGGGCATGTAAGGTGTATGGAGGGACTGTGGGAAAGGTGACAGAGGCATGTGGGAAGGCATTCAGGATACGCTTTTGGCATAGATGACTACGGGAAAAGACAAACTTACAGAAGTGAGGGGAAAGGGCGTGGATTAGTGGAATATAAGATTGTTGGAGAATCCATCCAGGGACTCTCTTGTCACTTGATGACCCTGGATATGGACACTCTTGTGGATGTTTACATCTTTAGTTGGGTTAAGCTTTTCTCCAAGATTCTATGTTAGGTGAGGAGCCCATAACGTATGTAGCTAACAACACTACGAGTGCATTTTGTGCTCTTGCAAAGTCTAGTGAGTCTCTATATTCTCCCTCGTGATTGGCACTGCAGATTGTTTCTGGAGCCCAGGGCCCTTTAATTTTCTGTGGCCTCTTCAGCATACTTTGCCTAAGGTTTAGAATGTAAAGCAAATATAGTTGTAGAGTATGTGTTGCAAGCCTCACACAGGAGGACAAAACATACAGCTTTCATTCGCGAGTGGGAGGCTGCTTCCCAGGAACACCTGTGTCTATGCACAAGACAAGGGGTTGCCTCTGTCAaggatggggcaggaggattTCAGTGTCGGAGGCAGAActttctttcctgttcccagATGAAAGAGTTCCAACATGAGCATCCATGTTGACCACACGCTAATAGAGTGCTAACATTCCTGTCCCGTATAGACTCTTGTCAGCACAGCTTCTGTGAGAAGAGCTATGTTGTTTCAGGGAAGAGGGTTTGACAGTCAAAGTTCCTGAATCTGTTGTGGTGCCTTCAGTATGCATTCTACCCCTTCTGCTCGGTATCAAAGCAGTTGAGCTTTGAAAATCTATCGCCCGGTTTTGTCCCTGCTCCTATGCAGACAGCTGAAGCTGTGGAGCGGGAGTCTTGTCCTCCCTGACTACCGTCCCCCTGACCCACAAACACAGGAGAAACACGTTTTCTAAGCAAATTATTCTGAAAACAGTCGGAACTCTTTGGCCCCCTCAAGCTGCC
The sequence above is drawn from the Pan troglodytes isolate AG18354 chromosome Y, NHGRI_mPanTro3-v2.0_pri, whole genome shotgun sequence genome and encodes:
- the LOC107973386 gene encoding testis-specific Y-encoded protein 3 isoform X1 is translated as MEAVQEGAAGVESEQAALGEEAVLLLDDIMAEVEVVAEEEGLVERQEEAQRAQPGPGPMTPESALEELLAVQVELEPVNAQARKAFSRQREKMERRRKPHLDRRGAVIQSVPGFWANVIANHPQMSALITDEDEDMLSYMVSLEVEEEKHPVHLCKIMLFFRSNPYFQNEVITKEYLVNITEYRASHSTPIEWYPYYEVEAYRRRHHSSSLNFFNWFSDHNFAGSNKIAEILCKELWRNPLQYYKRMKPPEEGTETSGDSQLLS
- the LOC107973386 gene encoding testis-specific Y-encoded protein 3 isoform X2; this encodes MEAVQEGAAGVESEQAALGEEAVLLLDDIMAEVEVVAEEEGLVERQEEAQRAQPGPGPMTPESALEELLAVQVELEPVNAQARKAFSRQREKMERRRKPHLDRRGAVIQSVPGFWANVIANHPQMSALITDEDEDMLSYMVSLEVEEEKHPVHLCKIMLFFRSNPYFQNEVITKEYLVNITEYRASHSTPIEWYPYYEVEAYRRRHHSSSLNFFNWFSDHNFAGSNKIAESPDRSYVRSCGAIPCNTTRG